In Streptomyces sp. 71268, the DNA window CTGACTACTCGACCGAGGTCCTGACGTGGTTCGTGTACACGAAGGGCATTCGGGACGGGCAGGCCGGTTACGCGACCGCGTTGGGTGTGGCGTTGCTGATCGTCACGATGATCTTCGCGACGGTCGTCATGCGACTCGGCCGCCGAGAAAGGCTGGAGTTCTGAGATGACAGCACCCAGTGCCCGTGCCGTACGCGTACGCCCTGTCGTGGAGAGGAACGCGCCGTGAGCGGAGAACTGTCATCCAAGGACCTGGTCGACATGCCCACGGCGCTGGAACTGCCCAGCGAGCAGACCCCCGTGAAAGCGGTGCCGCCGACGGTGTCGGGTGCCGGGCGGCGGCGTGGGGACCGTGCGGGTGGGGTGCTCAACGTGTTCTCGCACGGGATTCTGGCCGTGTGGGGACTGTTGGTCACGCTGCCGCTGTTGTGGGCGGCGATGAGTTCGCTCAAGACCGACCGGGAGATCTTCACCTCGCCCTGGTCGCTGCCCTCGTCGCTGCGTTTCGAGAACTGGTCGGAGGCGTGGAACACCGCCAACATGGGCCGGTACTTCCTGAACTCGGCCGTCGTCGTCGCCGGCTCCCTCTTCGGCACCATGCTGCTGGGCGCCATGGCCGCCTACGTCCTGGCGCGGTTCGAGTTCCGTGGGAACCGGTTCATCTACTACCTGTTCGTCGGCGGCATGAGCTTCCCGATCGTGCTGGCGTTGGTGCCGCTGTACTTCGTGTTGCAGAACATGGAGATGCTCAACACCAAGCACGGCCTGATCCTGGTCTACATCGCGTACTCGCTGCCCTTCACGGTCTTCTTCCTGACCTCGTTCTTCAAAACCCTGCCCACCTCGGTGGCGGAGGCGGCGATGATCGACGGGGCCTCACACACGCGCACGTTCTTCCAGGTCATGCTGCCGATGGCCAAACCAGGACTGATCAGCATCGGCATCTTCAACTTCCTGGGCCAGTGGAACCAGTACATGCTCCCCTACGTACTCAACCAGGGCGAGGAAAAGGACAAGCTCCTGCCCCAGGGACTGGTCGAACTCGCCGTCTCCCAGGGATACAAAGGCAACTGGGCCGTCCTCTTCTCCGGCCTGCTCATCGCCATGATCCCCGTCCTCGCGGTCTACATCATCTTCCAACGCCAGGTCCAAGCCGGCCTGACCGCGGGTTCGCTGAAATAGCCGGCCCGCTCCAACCTCCAGGCCGCGAACACACGTAAGCCGCCGGACACCAGTCCGGCGGCTTACGCGGAAAGTCGAGCGCTCACGCGACATGTCGAGCACGAGAGGACTCAACCGCGTCGAACGGGAGTGCCGCCCCACACCGCGAGGGAACAGGCGGCGCACAACGACGAGGTGACCGGCCCGTCAACGGGCCTTCGCGGCTCCCGGTGTTTCTAGTACTCCACCCAGTTGTGCTCCTGGGCCAGTTCGATGATGCGCTTGCGCGCCAACACCAACTGCGTTCCGGTGAGCGAGGGAACGGCGTGCAACAGCGCCTCGGTCAGCTCGAGTTGGAACTCGGCGGAGGTCAGCACGTCACAGGTGCCGTCCTCGGCCTCGGTACGCACGCGCGGGCGGACCACGTCCCCGGACACCGTGCCGGCCGGAGCGGAACGCTCGATCAGCCGCACATCGGAGGCCTTAAGACCGCGCTGACCGTCTTCGATGTCGAAAGCGACCCGAAGCCCCGGGCGAAACAGGGACTTGTCGCTACGCAGGTCGTTCGCGTGCATGAACACGTCCTCATCGCCGTCATCCGGCGTGATGAACCCATAGCCGCGGACCTCGTCAAACCGCAGAATCTTTCCCGTTGCCACCGCGAATACCCCACAACTCAGTCAATCGCTACCACAACCATTGGCGCCTCTCGCCGACGCCGGTTCACAGCCTACAAGGAAACCGTCGCACGGGAAGGGGCGTCCTCCCTGTGCTGAGCACACCCACCGGCAGCGGTGCCCGAGGTGGCGAACGCCCACACAGCACCGGCGTGTGCCACCCGGTGTGCTCGGCACACCCAGGCGGGTCGAACGGGTGTGACCACCCCGGGATCGCTCACCCCGCCGCCCCAATCTCCGATCCAACCCGCCGCCTCGCCCCGCCGCTCCAACCCTCCGCCCCAGACAGGTTGTGTCGGGACCGGCGAGGCAGCCTGGTGCCATGTCCGGCACCGGCGGCGTGAACTGTCCGCCTTGCGACGGGATGTGACGCACCGGTTTGGCAGGGATGAGACACGTTCCCTGACGGCGCCCTGCGGTGGCGCGAAATCGGCCCTAGCGTGCCGGCCATGACGACGCCCACTCCGCGTGAGGCGCGACGCTGCTACCACGCGCTGCATCCCGTCCACGCCGCCTACTACTTCGCGCCCGAGCACGATGACGCGTACGCGGCACTCGGCCTGGAGCGCGGGCCCATGGCCTATCTCGCCGGGCGGGCGGCGCCGCTCGGGCCGGTGGGCCCGGGTGCCGTGGTGGCGATGTTCTACAACTTCCAGCCTGCCCTGGTGGCCCGGAACCTGCCGCGCGCCTGGCGGGTGGCCGCGCCGGAGCGGGTGCTCGCCGCCCGACTGCGGATCGTGGACGCCTGCCTGCGGCGGCTGCTCGGGCCCGAGGCGCTGGCCTCCCGCGAGATAGCCGAGGCGGCCGAGCTCGCGCTGCGGGCCGCCGAGGGGTGCGGGCGCCCCGCGCGACCGCTGTATTCGGCCAACGCCGACCTGCCCGTCCCCGACGTGCCGCACCTGGCGCTGTGGCACGCCGGGACCCTGCTGCGCGAACACCGGGGTGACGGGCACCTGATGGCGCTCTCGGCCGCCGGCCTCGACGGCCTGGAGGCGCTGGTGACCCACTCGGCCACCGGCACCGGCTGGAAGCCTCGGTACCTCCAGACCCACCGTGGCTGGTCCGCCGCCGACTGGGCCGCCGCGCAGGAGCGGCTGCGGGAGCGCGGCCTGTTGCGGGACGACGGCGAACTGACGGAGCGGGGGATGGAGTTGCGCCGCTCCATCGAGGCCGAGACCGATCGACTCGACCTCGCCCCCTACCGCCACCTGGGCGCGGTCGGTACGCGGCGCCTGACGGAGCTGGCCGGGCCGCTCGGCAAGACCGTACTGGCCGGCGACGGACTGCCGCTGGCGCACCTGGGCAAGGGGTGAGGCGCCGATGGCGATCCGGGGGCCCACCGAGAAACGGGAATTTCGAATCCCGAAAGGCTTGACTCGGTCGAGCGATGTGATGAGATGCTGCACGGGTTAGTGGGAATTCCGAAGCCGCGCGATCCGCTACGTACGGGCGCTGCGAACAGTACGCGGAACCCATTCTCGACCGACCCCGGCCATGCGAACCGGAGCCGGGGCGAACCACTTACGAGTGTGACTTCACCGATACGACGGGCGCGAAGGAGATGAGCGGCACCGAAACGTAGCTGACGGGTTCTTGTTGCCTAACGGGGGGCAGCTACTCGGACCTCATTCCGAACCTCTTCCACCGACATCGGGCTGCCTAAGGCCCCGCCGTCGTACCGAACTGACCAGGCGTTTCACGGAACAGCCAGCCTTGGCGCGCGGTGTGGTCGCCATGCTCGCGCAGCGCGGGGCGGCGCGTTCGGCGACAGGGGAGACCCGACCCGCGAGGGTCTTTGCACAAGGGTTTCCCGGCGCGTCGATTCGGCGATGGCGGATGAGGCTTCGGGCCTGCCTGGAACACATCTGAGGAGTCACTCGTGAACACCGTCGCGGGATATCGTCTGCCCTTGTCGGCCGCCCAGAGAGAAATATGGATCGCGCACCACATTGACGAGACGGGCGCGCTCCACAATTGTGGCGGCTACGTGGAGATAAACGGAGAGGTCGACGAGAAAGAACTCGCCGACGCCGTGCGCGTGGCCGCCGCCGAGACAGAGGCGACGCGGCTGCGGTTCGCCACCGAGGACGGCGAACCCCACCAGCACCTGACCGAGTCCGCCGACCCGCTGCGCGTCGTACGGCTCGACGGCGAGCGCGACCCCGAGCGGGCTGCCGACGCGTGGATGCGCGCCGACCTCGCCCGCCCCACCGACCTCGCGGACGGGCCCCTGGTCCAACACACCCTGCTGCGGCTGTCCGCCGAACGGTCGCTGTTCTTCCTGCGCTACCACCACATCGTCCTCGACGGCTACGGCCAGGTGCTGTACTGGCGGCGGCTGGGCGCGCTGTACACGGCGCGGGTCACCGGCGTGGCCGCCCGGCCCACCACCTGGGCCCCGCTGGCCGACCTGCTCGCCGACGAGCGTGCCTACCGCGCGTCGGACCAACACGCCGCCGACCGCGCCCACTGGCTCGCCACCATGGCCGAGCAGCCCGAGCCGCCCCGGCTCGGCGACGCGAGCACCCCACCCGTCACCCCCGCCCCACGGCACGGCCCACCCGCCCGCGTCGAGCACGTACGCCAGAGCGCGGCCCACCACCAGACGCACTGGTCAGCGGTGGTCATCGCGGCGACCGCCGGCTACCTGCACCGGGTGAGCGGGCAGTCGGACCTGGTCATCGGCCTGCCGGTGCGCGCCCGTACCAGCCGCGCCACCCTCACCACCCCCGGCATGTTCGCCAACGTGCTGCCGCTGCGGCTCGCCGTGACGCCCGAGACCACCTGTGGCGAGCTGGTCGAGCAGGTCGCGGGCCGGGTCAGCGAACTCCTCGGCCACCAGCGCTACCGGGGCGAGGAGCTGCGCCGCGAACTCCGTACCCACCAGGGCACGGCCGACCCCTTCGGCGTGGTCGTCAACGTCATCCCCTTCGACGGGGCGATCCGCTTCGGGACCCGGGACGGCGCCGTCCACCAGATCTCGTCGGGCCCCGTGCGCGACGTGGCCATCGAGTTCTTCGGCGGCACCGACGGCTCCGACGTACGGGTACGCGTCGACGCCGCCCCGCACACGCACGAGGCCAGCACCCTGGACGCGCACCGGGCGGCCCTTGGCACCTTCCTCGCCGCCTTCACCACCGCGCCCACCGACCATCCCATCGGCCGCGTCGACCTGCTCGACCCGGTCGGGCGATCCCGCCTCGCGGCCGAGGACCGCGCGCACGCCCGGGACTACGACCTCGACCGCTGCCTGCACGAACTCGTCCTGGACCAGGCGGCCCGCACCCCCGACGCGGTGGCCGTGCGCTACGCGGACACCGCGCTCAGCTTCCGCGAACTCGTCGACCAGGCCGCCCGCGTCGCCACCCACCTGCGCTCCCTCGGCGTCGGCCCGGGCCACCTCGTCGGCGTCCACGACGAGCGCTCGCCCCGCCTGGTCGCCGAGCTGCTGGGCGTCCTGCTGGCCGGCGCCGGCTACCTGCCGCTCGACCCGGAGCTGCCCGCCGCCCGACTCGCCTTCCAGATCGAGGACGCCGCGCCCACCGCCGTCCTCACCCGCTCCGACCTGGCCGCCCGATTGGCCGACACCGGCGCCCGCCTCATCGCGACCGACACCCTGCTGCCCACCCTGCCCCCGGCCGAGCCACCCGCCGCCGGGGCCGGCCCGGACGACACCGCGTACGTCATCTACACCTCGGGCTCCACCGGCCGCCCCAAGGGCGTCGTCGTGCCGCACCGAGGCGTGGTCAACCGCGTCCTGTGGATGCAGGAGACCTACCAACTCACGGCAAATGAACAGGTGTTGCAGAAGACCCCGACCACCTTCGACGTGTCCGTCTGGGAGTTCTTCTGGCCACTGCTCGCCGGCGCCACCCTGCGGCTGGCCGCCCCCGGCGCGCACCGCGACCCGCGTGCCCTGGCCGAGACCATCCGCGCTCACGGCGTCACCACCGTCCACTTCGTGCCCTCCATGCTCGACCTGTTCCTCGCCGAACCCGCCGCCGCCGAGCTGCCCAGCCTGCGCCGGGTGGTGTGTAGCGGCGAGGCGCTGCGCCCGGAGACCGTCGGCCGCTTCTTCGCCCGCTACGCGCCCGGCGCGGCGGACCCGGCGATCGAGCTGCACAACCTGTACGGGCCCACCGAGGCGTCCATCGACGTCACCCACTGGCGCTGCCGGCCCGCCGACGCCGCCGGACCGGTGCCGATCGGCCACGCGGTCGCCAACACCAGCCTGTACGTGCTCGACGCGGCCGGTCAGCCGGTACCCGACGGGCTGCCGGGGGAGTTGCACATCGGCGGCGTGCAGGTCGCCGCCGGCTACCTGCGCCGCCCCGAGCTGACCGCCGCCGCCTTCCGCCCCAACCCGTACGGGCCCGGCACCCTCTACCGCACCGGCGACCGCGTGGTGCGCCGCGCGGACGGCGCCCTGCTGTACGGCGGACGCCTGGACCACCAGATCAAGGTCAACGGCTTCCGGGTGGAGCCCGGCGAGGTCGAGAGCGTCCTGCTCGGCCACCCGGCGCTCGCACAGGCCGTGGTCAGCGCCCCGCGCCGCCCCGACGGACAGCCCCAGCTGGTCGCCCACGTGGTGCCGAGGCCCGACGGGCGGGTGCCGGCACCGGACAGCGACGCGCTCCTGGCCTGGCTGCGCGAGCGGCTGCCCAGCCAACTCGTCCCCGCCCACCTGCTGGTCATCGACGCGCTACCGCTGCTACCCAACGGCAAGCTGGACCGCTCCGCCCTGCCGGCCCCCGGCGCCCAGCCCGACCGGGGACCGGCGACGCCGCCGAAGACCGCCGCCGAGCGGTTGCTGCACGCGGCCTGGGCCACCGTGCTCGGCGTCGCCGACTTCGGCGTGGACGACTCGTTCTTCACCCTGGGCGGCGACTCCATGCACGCCCTGCGCGTGCGCGCCGAGACCGAGCGCGGCGGCCACACCTTCGCCGTCGCCGAGCTGTTCGCCGGCCCCTCGGTACGCGAACTGGCCCGCGTGCTGCGTCCGGTGGCCGAAGCCGCGCCGCGCACCGAGCCGTTCGGGCTCCTCACTCCGGCCGACCGGGAGCTGTTGCCCGCCGGGCTCGACGACGCGTACCCGCTCAGCGCCATGCAGGCCGGCATGCTCTACCACGCCGCCTACGCCACCGACTCCGCCGTCTACCGCGTGGTCACCAGCGTGCGCGTGGCCACCCGGCTCGACCTCGACGCGCTGCGCGCGGCCCTGGCCGACGTCGCCCGCCGCCACCCCTCGCTGCGCTGCTCCTTCGACCTGACGCGCTACTCCGAGCCGCTGCAACTGGTCCACCACCAGGTGACGGTGCCGCTCGAACGCGGCGACGACCTCGGCGGCCTGAACGAGGACGAGCGGCGCGCGGCCATCCACGGCTGGGTGGAACAGGCGAAGTTCACCCGCTTCGACCCCGCCGAGCCGCCGCTGCTCAGGTTCACCGCGCACCCGTGTGGGCCCGACCAGTTCGAGCTGTCCGTCGTGGAACACCACGTCGTGCTCGACGGGTGGAGCGACATGCGGATGCTGGAGGAGATCGTTGAGCACTACGCCGCCCACCTGGCCGGCGCCCCGCTCGACCTGCCCGCCGTCGCCGCCACCTACCGCGACTTCGTCGCCGCCGAACGCGCCGCCATCGCCGACCCCGCCGCCCAGGACTACTGGAGCCAGGTGCTGGCCGGCGCCGGCGACGGACCGCTGGCCGCCGTGGCCGGCTCGTCGCCCGGCCCACACGAGGGCGGCGGCAGCCGGCGCTACGACGTACCCGTACCGGCCGAGACCGCCGACCGCCTGCGCGCGCACGCCAAGGGCGCCGGACTGCCGCTCAAGTCGCTGCTCACCGCCGCCCACCTGGCCGTGCTGCGGCTGGTCGGCGGCCGGGACGAGGTGCTCACCGGCGTCGTCGCCAACGCCCGCCTTGAGGTGCCAGGCGGCGACGCCACCATCGGCGTCTTCCTCAACACCCTCCCGCTCCGCGCCGACCTGGCCGAGGCCACCGTCCTGGACGCGGCCCGGTTGGCCTTCGCCCACGAGCGGGACAGCGCCGCGCACCGCCGCTACCCGTACGCCCGGATGCGCGACGACCAGGGCCGCGAGCCACGGCTCGACGCCTACGTCAACTTCATGGACTTCCACCGCGACCGGCGGCGCGGCCAGGGCTTGCCCATGACGGTCACCGTGGGCGTCGCCGAGACCAACTACCCGCTCGCCGTCAATTTCCTGGTCGACCCGGACGGCGGCGGCCTGCAACTCTGGCTGGACTGCGACCCGGCCGCGCTGCCACCGGAGTTCTGCGCCCGCCTCGCCGGCTACTACGCCCGGGCCCTGGACCACGCCGCCCACCACCCGACCGCTCCCCTCCACACCCTGGACCTGCTGGACGCGGCCGAACACCGGCAGCTCGCCGCCTGGCACGGCCCGGTCGCCGAGTTCGACCGAGGCGCCACCGTGCACGGGCTGATCGAGCGCCGGGCCGCCCAGCGGCCCCGGGCCGTGGCCCTCGCCCACCGCCACGAGGAGCTGGACTACGCCGGGCTCGACGCCCGCGCCAACCAGCTCGCCCACCACCTGGCCGCGCTCGGCGTCGGCCGGGGCGACCTGGTCGGCGTGAGTCTGCGACGCGGCCCCGACCTGGTGGTGGCCCTGCTCGCGGTCCTCAAGACCGGCGCGGCCTACGTCCCGATGGACCCCGGCTTCCCGCGCGGCCGGCTCGCCACCATCGCCAGCGACGCCGACCTGAGCTGCCTCATCCAGGGCCCCGGCACCCCCGAGGGGCTCACCGCGCCCCGCCTGGTGGACGTGCGCGCGGACGCGGAGTCCATCGCCGCCCGGCCCGACCAGCCGCTGGAGCGCGCGGTCGACGGCGAGGACACCGCCTACGTCATCTACACCTCCGGATCGACCGGCGCGCCCAAGGGCACCGCCGTGCGACACCGCAACGCCGTCAACTACTTCACCGGCATGGACCAGCGGGTCGGCTGCGGACCCGACGACGTGGTCCTCGCCGTCACCAGCGTCTCCTTCGACATCTCCGTCACGGAGCTGCTGTGGCCGCTCACGCACGGCGCCAAGGTGGTACTCGCGGGGGAGCGCGTCGTCAGCAACCTGGTGCCGCAGGTCGCGACCCGCGAGCGGGCCGCGACCTTCAGCCTCTTCTTCTTCGCCGCCTCCGGCGGCGGCGACAACCGGGCCGGCTACCAACTCGTCCTGGACGCGGCCCGGTTCGCCGACCGCAACGGCTTCGAGGCGGTGTGGACGCCCGAGCGGCACTTCAACGCCTTCGGCGGCCTCTACCCCAACCCCTCGGTCATGTCGGCCGCGCTGGCCACCATCACCGACCGCGTCGCCCTGCGCAGCGGCAGCGTGGTCGCCCCGCTGCACGACGCCGTGCGCATGGCCGAGGAGTGGTCCCTGGTGGACAACCTCTCCGGCGGCCGGGTCGGGCTCGCCTTCGCCGCGGGCTGGAACTCCAACGACTTCGTGCTGCGCCCGGAGAACTTCGCGACCCGCAAGCGCGTGATGGCCGACCAACTCGCCGAGTTCCGCGACCTGTGGCGGGGCGAGCCGGTACGCCGTGTCGGCGGCAGCGGCGAGGAGGTGGACGTGCGGATCTTCCCCGCCCCCGTACAGGACGAGCCGCCCATCTGGCTCACCTCCGTCGGCACCCTGGAGACCTTCCGCAAGGCCGGCGCCACCGGCGCCAACCTCCTCACCCACCTGCTCGGCCAGACCCCGGCCGAACTCGCCGAGCGCCTCGCCGCCTACCGCGAGGCCAGGGCGGCGGCCGGGCACCAGGGGCCGGGCCAGGTGACGGTCATGGTGCACACCTTCCTGTCCGACGACCCGGAGCGGGCGCGCGAGCAGGCCCGGGGGCCCTTCCGTGACTACCTGCTCAGCTCCACCGAGCTGTGGCGCACGGTGTTCGCCACCACCGGCCACGACCTGCCCGAGATGGGCGCGCGAGAGCAGTTGGAGGCCGTCGTCGACCTGGCCATCGACCGCTACTTCGCCACCTCCGGACTCTTCGGCTCCCCCGAGACCTGCGCCGACCTGGTGCGCGAACTCTCCGCCGCCGGCGTCGACGAGATCGCCTGCCTGATCGACTTCGGCGTCGAGCCCGCCGCCGTCATGGACAGCCTCGGCTGGGTCAACAAGCTGCGGGACGCGCACGAGATGGAGGTCGCCGACAGCGGCCACTCGCTGGCCGAACTGTGCGCGCGCCACCGGGTGACGCTGGCCCAGGGCACCCCCTCGCTGCTGAGCGCCGTCGCGGCCGAACCCGAGGCGCTGGAGGCGTTGGGCCACCTGCGCGCGCTGCTCGTCGGCGGCGAGGCGTTCCCACCCGGCCTCGCCGAGCGGCTGCGCGAGGCGCTGCCCAAGGTCGCGGTGTTCAACATGTACGGGCCGACCGAGACCACCATCTGGTCCACCGCGCACGCCCTGGACCCGGACGGCGAACCCGGCGCCACCGTTCCCATCGGCACCCCGCTCGCCAACACCCGGGTGCGGGTGGCCGACAGGCACGGCCAGCCGGTGCCGATCGGGGTCAGCGGCGAGCTGTGGATCGGTGGCGACGGCGTCGCCGCCGGCTACCTGGGCCGCCCCGAACTGACCGCCGAGCGCTTCGTCACCGCCGACGACGGACACGGCTACTACCGCACCGGCGACCGGGTGCGCCGCCGCGCCGACGGCGTCCTGGAGTTCCTCGGCCGCATCGACCGGCAGGTCAAGATCCTCGGCCACCGGGTGGAGCCGGACGAGGTGGAGAGCGTGCTCTCGCGCCACCCGGAACTCTCCGCCGTCGCCGTCACGACCGTCGAGGGCCCGCGCGGCACCGAACTGGTCGCCTACGTCGCGCCCGCCAGCACGCCGTCGGACGAGGCGGCGCGCGAGGCCCACGTCCGTGGCTGGAGCGAGGTGTGGGAGAGCGCGTACACGGCACAACACGCGACCGACCCGGCTGACCCGACCGCCCCGGCCGAGGCGGGCGGCGCGGCCAGCGCGACCGGCTCGCCCTTCGCGGGCTGGCTCAGCAGCTACACCGGCGAGCCCATCCCCGAGCCCCAGATGCGCGAGTGGCTGGCACACACCGTGGAGCGGGTACGGGCGCTGGGGCCCGGCGCGGTCGCCGACATCGGCGTGGGCGTCGGCCTGGTGCTGCGCTCGCTTGCCGAGCGGGCCGACGCGTACCACGGCGTGGACATCTCACCCGCCGCGCTGTCCGCCGCCGCCCGCTGCCTGGGCCCGGACCGCCCGCTGCCCGAACACGTCACCCTCGCCCACGCCGGTCCCGAGTACCTGGCCACCCTCGCCCCCGGCAGCCTGGAC includes these proteins:
- a CDS encoding carbohydrate ABC transporter permease; translated protein: MSGELSSKDLVDMPTALELPSEQTPVKAVPPTVSGAGRRRGDRAGGVLNVFSHGILAVWGLLVTLPLLWAAMSSLKTDREIFTSPWSLPSSLRFENWSEAWNTANMGRYFLNSAVVVAGSLFGTMLLGAMAAYVLARFEFRGNRFIYYLFVGGMSFPIVLALVPLYFVLQNMEMLNTKHGLILVYIAYSLPFTVFFLTSFFKTLPTSVAEAAMIDGASHTRTFFQVMLPMAKPGLISIGIFNFLGQWNQYMLPYVLNQGEEKDKLLPQGLVELAVSQGYKGNWAVLFSGLLIAMIPVLAVYIIFQRQVQAGLTAGSLK
- a CDS encoding cold shock domain-containing protein → MATGKILRFDEVRGYGFITPDDGDEDVFMHANDLRSDKSLFRPGLRVAFDIEDGQRGLKASDVRLIERSAPAGTVSGDVVRPRVRTEAEDGTCDVLTSAEFQLELTEALLHAVPSLTGTQLVLARKRIIELAQEHNWVEY
- a CDS encoding non-ribosomal peptide synthetase, with the translated sequence MNTVAGYRLPLSAAQREIWIAHHIDETGALHNCGGYVEINGEVDEKELADAVRVAAAETEATRLRFATEDGEPHQHLTESADPLRVVRLDGERDPERAADAWMRADLARPTDLADGPLVQHTLLRLSAERSLFFLRYHHIVLDGYGQVLYWRRLGALYTARVTGVAARPTTWAPLADLLADERAYRASDQHAADRAHWLATMAEQPEPPRLGDASTPPVTPAPRHGPPARVEHVRQSAAHHQTHWSAVVIAATAGYLHRVSGQSDLVIGLPVRARTSRATLTTPGMFANVLPLRLAVTPETTCGELVEQVAGRVSELLGHQRYRGEELRRELRTHQGTADPFGVVVNVIPFDGAIRFGTRDGAVHQISSGPVRDVAIEFFGGTDGSDVRVRVDAAPHTHEASTLDAHRAALGTFLAAFTTAPTDHPIGRVDLLDPVGRSRLAAEDRAHARDYDLDRCLHELVLDQAARTPDAVAVRYADTALSFRELVDQAARVATHLRSLGVGPGHLVGVHDERSPRLVAELLGVLLAGAGYLPLDPELPAARLAFQIEDAAPTAVLTRSDLAARLADTGARLIATDTLLPTLPPAEPPAAGAGPDDTAYVIYTSGSTGRPKGVVVPHRGVVNRVLWMQETYQLTANEQVLQKTPTTFDVSVWEFFWPLLAGATLRLAAPGAHRDPRALAETIRAHGVTTVHFVPSMLDLFLAEPAAAELPSLRRVVCSGEALRPETVGRFFARYAPGAADPAIELHNLYGPTEASIDVTHWRCRPADAAGPVPIGHAVANTSLYVLDAAGQPVPDGLPGELHIGGVQVAAGYLRRPELTAAAFRPNPYGPGTLYRTGDRVVRRADGALLYGGRLDHQIKVNGFRVEPGEVESVLLGHPALAQAVVSAPRRPDGQPQLVAHVVPRPDGRVPAPDSDALLAWLRERLPSQLVPAHLLVIDALPLLPNGKLDRSALPAPGAQPDRGPATPPKTAAERLLHAAWATVLGVADFGVDDSFFTLGGDSMHALRVRAETERGGHTFAVAELFAGPSVRELARVLRPVAEAAPRTEPFGLLTPADRELLPAGLDDAYPLSAMQAGMLYHAAYATDSAVYRVVTSVRVATRLDLDALRAALADVARRHPSLRCSFDLTRYSEPLQLVHHQVTVPLERGDDLGGLNEDERRAAIHGWVEQAKFTRFDPAEPPLLRFTAHPCGPDQFELSVVEHHVVLDGWSDMRMLEEIVEHYAAHLAGAPLDLPAVAATYRDFVAAERAAIADPAAQDYWSQVLAGAGDGPLAAVAGSSPGPHEGGGSRRYDVPVPAETADRLRAHAKGAGLPLKSLLTAAHLAVLRLVGGRDEVLTGVVANARLEVPGGDATIGVFLNTLPLRADLAEATVLDAARLAFAHERDSAAHRRYPYARMRDDQGREPRLDAYVNFMDFHRDRRRGQGLPMTVTVGVAETNYPLAVNFLVDPDGGGLQLWLDCDPAALPPEFCARLAGYYARALDHAAHHPTAPLHTLDLLDAAEHRQLAAWHGPVAEFDRGATVHGLIERRAAQRPRAVALAHRHEELDYAGLDARANQLAHHLAALGVGRGDLVGVSLRRGPDLVVALLAVLKTGAAYVPMDPGFPRGRLATIASDADLSCLIQGPGTPEGLTAPRLVDVRADAESIAARPDQPLERAVDGEDTAYVIYTSGSTGAPKGTAVRHRNAVNYFTGMDQRVGCGPDDVVLAVTSVSFDISVTELLWPLTHGAKVVLAGERVVSNLVPQVATRERAATFSLFFFAASGGGDNRAGYQLVLDAARFADRNGFEAVWTPERHFNAFGGLYPNPSVMSAALATITDRVALRSGSVVAPLHDAVRMAEEWSLVDNLSGGRVGLAFAAGWNSNDFVLRPENFATRKRVMADQLAEFRDLWRGEPVRRVGGSGEEVDVRIFPAPVQDEPPIWLTSVGTLETFRKAGATGANLLTHLLGQTPAELAERLAAYREARAAAGHQGPGQVTVMVHTFLSDDPERAREQARGPFRDYLLSSTELWRTVFATTGHDLPEMGAREQLEAVVDLAIDRYFATSGLFGSPETCADLVRELSAAGVDEIACLIDFGVEPAAVMDSLGWVNKLRDAHEMEVADSGHSLAELCARHRVTLAQGTPSLLSAVAAEPEALEALGHLRALLVGGEAFPPGLAERLREALPKVAVFNMYGPTETTIWSTAHALDPDGEPGATVPIGTPLANTRVRVADRHGQPVPIGVSGELWIGGDGVAAGYLGRPELTAERFVTADDGHGYYRTGDRVRRRADGVLEFLGRIDRQVKILGHRVEPDEVESVLSRHPELSAVAVTTVEGPRGTELVAYVAPASTPSDEAAREAHVRGWSEVWESAYTAQHATDPADPTAPAEAGGAASATGSPFAGWLSSYTGEPIPEPQMREWLAHTVERVRALGPGAVADIGVGVGLVLRSLAERADAYHGVDISPAALSAAARCLGPDRPLPEHVTLAHAGPEYLATLAPGSLDTVVLNSVAQYFPGTGYLRTVLTDALRALRPGGAVFVGDVRSVEMLPEFHTAVQLHRAAPVHTVAEIRAAVDRQAREERELCLSPAFFRQFAAEAPGDVRVRVELKRGRADNELSLFRYDVTLFAPPAASAGPDDAPRPDDPAATPAPRVVAYADPNAPAPTGATATETLRGHLARSAGPVLVTGIPNQRLVRTTAAVRVLADAADTGEATTAWDVERALWELTADTADVDAGAHPEDVWELAAETGHTVRLLVPDDGRLDRFDALFQPAAPATTSPARTDPAPAGAPAGDPAPPVDQPPADHRPTTTAPADPADLADPKDPS